The segment accagtgatggaagagaggaagaagcggggaTGCCAAATCCCCGTACCAGCTCTGACTGCAATCGAGCAGGTATTATATTAGCAGCAATTGAGCGAAAACGGATGGTACTGGCGATGAGAAATCTCAGTGCTATCGCACCAAAAATTTAATGCGACctccacctgcttcggattttggctgaaggaagaagaggctccttTTCTTACCTTATCAAGGTGAAAAAGTGTCTTGAGTctttgtctcccttgccctgaccggGCCATCTCGAGTCTCGAAGAAACCCAAGGCTTCTGGAGAGGGTGTGGTCCTTTCACCCTCATCCTGGCCTTAACCATATCACCCCCTAAGGCTCAGTCGCACTGGTAATGGGGACTTAGGGCATAATTGGAGggttaggaatttgaaaagctTAAAGGGTCTGTAAATAAAGGAAATGAACTCCCACCGTGCTTCTTATATGGGGGGTAAGcctggtggcatttaatctgtacaAATCTCCAAGAACAACTACAAACGAGATAAGTCCTGCTCAATTCCCAAAACAGTCTTCAGCCGTTGGATTTGCGTCGCCTCGTAAAGAGACCTTATTAAAGGCGCGCCTCGTGTACCGAAACGGCAGGAACGCGGCGTgggtaaactaaaaaaatgtctCACAACCAGGAGCGTGTCCCAGGCAAACGAAGAGGCTCTGGCATTGATGAAGGACAAGACTGGGCAAGCCATGACATAGGCCCgacgtcaccaaaaccctcctctccgtccgaggagccggacagcagggttttgaggggctattgtggggccaaagaatttcTGATCCCGgtccactttccattagggcccaaggctcGTGCCGAGGAGAGGtgttgccgaggacatgcaTCAAAAGCCCAAATGGCCTAGAAATATAGCCAAGGACGATCCTATCCTCGACATCCCAAAATCTAGAAGGAAGGAACGacacgccatcaaaggcagcccccCAGAAGAAAGGGCAAGTACCGTGTAGGAGCGGTTCAAGGATAAGCTGTCATCTCTGCATTAATGGGGAGAGGACCCTTGAACAGTGTGGCGACAAAGAACAAAGGAAagactgccattactgcaattaagtactctgcgcctgacaggGCCATGCTCCTCatcttttacaaccacccccaaccactttgggtaagGGCTGATAAGACCAGTGTCAGCCTTataaagctgaacctacacgtggacgttcgGGAGGGGaaaaaagctagtataaaaggaggaggaagcAAGCCAAAAAGGAGAGAGGAAAATCGTCTCTAGGGCCATTGAACCCTATCGTAAAAAGACTAATAAAAacattaagctcctcggacgaggtccaAGGACCAGAGTCACCCAGGCTATTccgaggagaaagtcttcttggataCGCTAAGTCCACCTCCGTGCgatcatcatgaacaccatgactaactaCTGTCCGATAACCAAGGCCTAgtcttttagcccactctctacaaatttattgtttgggcctttaacgttcgaatcCAATACAccaatttggggtcgttacaaattgagtctttAAAGGGGCCAAGTGCAATTTTATTGCAaagccaaataaaaaaataattcctattttttttgtttggaaataAAAGAGAGGCGAATTTGACATGCATAATCGAGGGGCCTAGCTAACcaaatttattcttaaataaggttttttgtttggaaaaattaaataaggatTGATGACCTATTCTTCAGTGAAACAAGAGATTTGTTATGATATATTGGTATTATTGCATTCATTACAATCTCTGTTCTAAATATTGTTAGAAGAAGCAAATTTTGATGGTTATTAAAATTTCTAGTTTTTAGTAGTACATTCGATGCCATTCACGGATAGAGAATTCtcttctctgtgtgtgtgtgtgtgtgtttttttttttcccttctgttAGGTCAAATTAATGGTGCAATCAAGTAATCGTTAGGCTGAACATGGAAAGTTTGGTTTAATCAAGAATATAAAAGTCTTTAGTATAGCCAGTACAGTTTCATCTCTCCAAATTCAATGGCAAGCGGTGTCAAATTTCATCCATGCTTCCTTCTCTCATATTATCTTATAGGCCTTTTGGTTACAGCTCATAATGTCCCCCAAGCACAATTAACACCATACTACGGTTAGCATCTCATGAAGGCCTCAATTGGCACTCCACCAGTAGACATCTATGGCACTATCGATACAGCTAGTGACCTTGTGTGGACCATATGTGTACCTTGTGATGTATCTTGCATGCAAGGACCATTCTCTCTTTATcctttctcatttattttattttaacatacaaAACATTAGAATAGAATTGGGATCACAAAATCAAGGAATAATCTGAATGAAAATATCGTGAACAAGAATAACGCACAAAGGGTGGGGCACAAGATTTCTATTTGTAAGTTGAGATGTTGAGTTAGTTTTTCCATAACAAAAGATactttggagagagagagagagagagagagagagagagagagagagagagagagagcagggATGGAACCACCCTTGGACTTGgactggggggggggggggaatggccctcccaaaattgttatttatttaaatattattatatatttatgtataataattttagcaattttgttctataaaatcacattttgtttccctttaacaatatcattgattcttttatgagtaatgttatactcacaaacttttttataacatttttacaaactgttttggtagcaaatttttattgatttgcatATGGGCACACCagttacatcatttttttacttaatagtAACCACTTATCgcatcaataatatatataaactagtaactctaacattttcctcattttggtgaccataaaatttttttatagatctaaaatctaaaacaaaatatacaagacccaaaaaaatagttcaacaacaaaaattaccagtaaaactaaaaacaaaactaatctcaattaaataattttatccaaaataaataacattaccctttaaaaaattcaaaaaaaaaaaaaaaaaatcttagtagCTAAATAACAAAGTCAAAGATTCAAATTGCCACATACAAGCAATAGTAAAACTGCTCCCTTAACTCAAAGTTCTGACTCTGtatctaagagagagagagagagagagagagaccatgTTGCTTTGCTCAGATTTGGTGACTAGAGCCTGAAGTGGTGTCATCTCATTGCTTTGCCTTACAAGTCATGCCTCACAACCTTAGTTGGTCAGCCCTCCTTACAAGTACCAAGTGCGTTTGctcagtatatatatatatatatatatatatttttttttttttttgacagaatGATTTTGGGAACTTATTGTGTAAGATCAATTAGGCTTTGGTTGAATCTTTAAAGGGCCTAGTCTAATTGGTTGAATGATTGGGCTAGATTTTCTTGAGCTTTTCTCTTGGTGATTTTATGGTTGGGTCAATCTTTTTTGGGcttctcatttgtttttttttaaaggcattttgcttttattttttgtgtttttttgtttttgttttgtttttgtttttgttttgttttgttttttgtttttttttttgtttttgtttttgttttttgttttttgttttttgttttttgttttttgttttttgtttttttttttttaagatggtCAATGATGTTTTTAGGGGGCCAAGTGTAATTTTATTGCAaagccaaataaaaaaataattcctatttttttgtttggaaaaaaaaagaggcgtATTTGCCATTCATAAACGAGGGGCCTAGCTAACcaaatttattcttaaataaggttttttgtttggaaaaatatgttAAATAAGGGTTGATGACCTATTCTTCAGTAAAACAAGAGATTTGTTATGATATATTGGTATTATTGCATTCATTACAATATATGttttaaatattgttaaaaGAAGCAAATTTTGGTGCTTACTAAAATTTCTAGTTTTTAGTAGTACATTCGATGCCATTCACGGATGGAgaattctcttctttttgtttttccctttctgTTAGGTCAAATTAATGGTGCAATCAAGTAATCGTTAGGCCGAACATGGAAAGTTCGGTTTAATCGTGTATTTAAAAGTCTTTAGCATAGCCAGTACTGTTTCATTTCCCTAAATTCAATGGCAAGCGGTGTCAAATTTCATCCATGCTTTCTTCTCTCATATTATCTTATAGGCCTTTTGGTTACAGCTCATAATGTCCCCCAAGCACAATTAATACCATACTACGGTCAGCATCTCATGAAGGCCTCAATTGGCACGCCACCAGTAGACATCTACGGCATTATCGATACAGCTAGTGACCTTGTGTGGACACAATGTGTACCTTGTGATGTCTGCTTTAAACAGATTCATCCCAAGTTCGAACCTAAAAGGTCCAGCACATACAGTGAAATTTCTTGTCATTCAAATAAATGTCAAGAATGGGACCATGTCCATTGTTCCCCTCAAAATAGTTGCAATTACGTCAGTGGATATGCAAGTGGTTTATCCAAAGGTGTTTTGGCCAAAGAAAAAATCACCATCACTTCTACCTCTGGGCAAGCAGTTTCCTTTGATATTGCTTTCGGATGTGCACACAACAATACCATAAATTACAATGACCACACAACGGGACTTATTGCGTTAGGATTAGGGCCTTTGTcctttccttcacaaattggtAGCAAGAGGTTTTCTTATTGCTTGTTGCCATATGGTACTGAATATACTGATCCTAGTATTACAGGCAAGATAAGTTTTGGCAATGGTAGTGAAGTTGTGGGTGATGGTGTGGTTTCAACACCATTTGTAGCTGTGGGAAATCAATATTATGTGACACTAGAAGGAATTAGTGTTGGAGACACATATGTGCCCTTTAACTCTTCAGGTAAGGTTTCTAAGGGCAACGTTTGTATCGATTCAGGATCACCACCATTGGCTTTGCCACCATATTTTTATAATCGCTTAGAGGTGGAAGTGAAGAAGCAGATTTCAATTGATCCCATTAAAAATGAAACTCTAACAGGGACACGGCTTTGCTATAGAACTGAAATTACTAACGAAAATGGACCAAAATTGACTGTCCATTTTGAAGGTGCAGATGTGGAGTTAAAGCCTACACTAACTTTCAATCGACCGGTTCATGCATATGATATTTACTGCTTTGCAATTACTAATACTGCAAATACTGCACTGGCATATTTTGGTGACAAAGGATTATATGGCAACTATGTTCAAGCAAATTTGTTGATTGGGTTTGACTTGGAAACAAGGATGGTCTCGTTCAAGCCGACTGATTGCACTAAACTGTAGTGTTTGGCACTTTCATGTAACGTATACGACCAATGAAAGATATATACCTATtcatactttatatatatagcttaattatcttttttttttttttttttttttttttgttgattgggTTTGACTTGGAAACAAGGATGGTCTCCTTCAAGCCGACTGATTGCACTAAACTGTAGTGTTTGGCACTTTCATGTAACATATACGATCAATGAAAGATATATACCTATTCATACTTTATATATACAGCttaattatcttcttttttttttttttttttaacaaaaaaagacATCTTTGTTTTCACTACAATCTAATCACATTTCTTGGAGATTTCCAGAACCATTCCATTATACAttcattccccccccccccccacaaaaaaaaaaaaaaaaaaaaaaaaaaaaaaaaaaaaaaaaaaaaaaaaaaactagccacAAGATTGAGTAGAGACACTTGCGGCCTACGAGGAGGACTGAATAACCAACTTAGGCAGTGAGACCCATTAGAGACAAGTTGCACAATATCGTTCTAGGCTCCAGTCACCAGATTTGAGTAGAGTagcaagctctctctctctctctcggtgtaCGTGTGCACACGTAGAGGCATGACCTCTCTTTCTATTATTCTCTCTGTAAGCCCCTCTTAAATCTTTCTCTATTTTAACTCTTCATTTGCTAAATGATGAGATGATACTCCCTTTTCTCTTAATAAATGCTAGGTGAATGTGAGTAATGAGCGGGTGTTTTTAtaacatatgtatatatgaatTCTATAAAGGTAAATGCTTCTTACCGACATGATACAAAATAGACAAATAATTAGTAGTTCTGCACTTGTGCTTGTTTACTAGTGACTTTTTTAAAAGCAATGTTGAGATGATTTGAAACTTGAGTAAATTACGTATTTGGTTCTTCATCTTTTACATTGTGTGTCAATTTGGTACCCGACCtttcaaatgtgtcaatttaatATCTAAATTTCTGTTATTGAATCAAAATGGTATTTGTCATTAATTAGGTGATTGATGGAAAATGTTTATTTGGCTGactattaaatataaaaattatttttatgacaCTTCAAATCAAATTACACGTCTACTACTGcatgaaataaaaattagaaaaagattCCCAcgtttgttgaatattttttatattcaaaaaatcacttctcattttcctttcttttctatcAAACACTTCCAAATATCATAAAATttgcaattaaataaaaactgaccCCAGAAACATGATTGCACCGTTCCAACATGAAAAACTTTCACCAGACtatttcaattgaaaaaaaaacaaacaaacaaaacgaaACACCAGTATAAACTGTAAATTAACCACAAATCAACCATTGATATTGGAAAAGCCATCGAAAGTGAAAAACAAGGCAAAGATTTGACGTCCAACTCCGACCTTCCGGTACAAAACGAGTCCACCTTAATGCTCCACGGGTTCAAGCATATCTGAAATCTGGAGATCAACTCCATTCCAGCAACCCCAGCGTGGTTGATGTCTATTCTATAGTGActgattttgatttgtttggtagccaagaaaataaattaattttttttttcattgatgaTCTTACACAtttgcaatattttttattttgaaatattttaggggatttcaattgggttaaatttCTATAAGCCTCCCATTTTCTAAGCCTTGTtcggaaagaaaaagaaaaatactaaaggtataacaaaatgttcacaatatGATGTAATAATGACTGTGATTGATAAACTTCAACAACCTAAttaatgaatatttgaattacttttatTATAATTGGTAACATGTCAGTTTGTAAgtcaattttaaaattgggaTACTCTTAGCATCTCttgttaaggaaaaaaaaaagtgctcaatcatttataaaattttaggtGTTTTACGTGAGAATGGACTCTTTTTTTCCTcagagaaattttgtttttgtggtggGGCCACTTTGTTGccaagaaaacaaaggaaatatgagagagagagagagagagagattttattttCATAGTTAGTCACATAAGCTTTTTCCATCTATCACTTATAGATGAAGATTATTTTGCCACaataacaaaatcctaaggactaAACTGACACATATAAATGTTGGGACCAAATTAACACATATTCCAAACGTTAGAGATCAAATACATATTTTACCCTTAAACTTTGAATGGTTAATTCTAGAGATTTTATAAAGTTAGTTGATTGTAGATTTGTAGTGTAGTGTTGTGTGCGTATTGctatttctaacaaaaataattagtatCTTTTATAGATGATTATTAAACGTAAAATAAGAtgataaatagttaaatacaaCTTTAATTTGTCAAAGGTCTTATagttgaattggcacctccccatgtacaaagtgcttgggggtttaGGGAAGAAAGTGTTCGAACTATAGGGTTAGTagcatgttataattatttctcaaaaaaaaaaaaatacaattttaattttatatgtcGACTTTTAACAGGTGCATATTGCACCCATTAAGATAGCAATTAATACAAATTTTGTCAATCTATTCCAAAAAAAGAGTGCCACTTTTAAAATGTTCACAAGcagttaacatttttttttttttaatgaaaccaaTTGACCTTTGTTCCATTTCCCTCCCcggcaaaacaatttttttgtctaCTTCTATGAGcacatttttctctttatttatttgtttttttttttgtgtggagatattaaaatcattttgaatttttattctatatatatactaaataaaagaaatgatttattaatttttacaatctcaaataaaaataatgatttatCACTAAAAGAAATGAACGATATTAAATTTCTctgtaaaaatataaatatatttttaattattaaatctatgataaaaaaatagatttttatttttgctttttcggtttttgtttgtttgttttatactTCATCCCCCTGAACCCCAAGTCCTATTTCCATCGATCGACATGAGTGATGATAGCTCTCTAGAATAATAAATATTTGCTACCTCCTTTTGGAAATCTTATTCATGATACCCAATCTTAAGACGCATCTTTCCAACGATACAAACTTTCTCTTATCCACGGAAAGGGTAACACCACAGCTCATCTCCAAGCTTGCAATGCTAAAGAAATAGCAGATATTGTTATTTGGTTGGATAGTATTCTTCCTGATGTATCTGTTTCAGATCAGTTagtgttccttgtattttgttttattcttcatTTGATTAATACAGAGTCTTGACAGTTtctaaacaataaataaatgaagCAATTTATTTGTAAAAGAGATCCCCCTTCCCTTTCAAGTGGTCACTAAACGGGCCTGGTATTCTTAGATGCTTTCCTTCCTTTCATTGAAAAGATGATCATGAAGAGAGACGTGTGGGCGcaactaaataaatttctaCACTTTTTTAGCAGTTGCGAAAGACAAAACTTTTTTAGCAGTTGCGAGAGACGTGTGGGCGCAactaaaagtaaaaacatttCTTTAAATAGCTGGAAATATGATTAGatcacaatcaaaataaaacctttttttaaaatttaaaaaaaagaaaagataattaagctatattttataaatataagttGGTAGGAGTATATTGATCGTATAGGTTACATGAAAGTGGCCGCAGACTCTACAGTTTTGTGCAATCAGTCGGCTTGAAGGAGACCATCCTTGTTTCCAAGTCATACCCAATCAAAAAATTTGCTTGAACATAGTTGCCATATACTCCTGTGCCATCCGAAAATTCATTATATGTACTTGCAATATTTGTAATTCCAAAGCAATAATATTCATATCTTTTAATCGGTCGATTGAAAGTTTGTATAGGTTTTAACTCCACATCTGCACCTTCAAAATGGACAGTCAATATTGGTCCATTTTCATTAGTAATTTCAGTTCTATAGCAAAGCCGTGTCCCCAATAAAGTGTCATTCTTAATGGGATCAATTGAAATTTGCTTCTTCACTTCCACCTCTAAGCGATCGTAAAAATCTGGTGGCAAAGACAATGTTGGTGATCCTGAATCTATTAACATGTTGCCCTTAGAAACCTTACCTGAAGAGTTAAAGGGCACATATGTGTCTCCAACACTAATTCCTTCTAGTGTCACATAATATTCATGTCCAGATTCTCGATCTACAAATGGTGTTGAAACCACACCATCACCCACAACTTCACTGCCATTGCCAAAACTTATCTTGCTTGTAACACTAGGATCAGTATATTCAGTACCAAATGGCAACAAGCAATAAGAAAACCTCTTGCTACCAATTTGTGAAAGAAAGGACAAAGGCCCTGATCCTAACCCAATGATTCCCGTTACATGGCCATCGGAATGGAAGTTACTGTTGTGTGAACATCCAAAGGCAATGTCAAAAGAAACTGCTTGCCCGAAGGTAGAAGTGATGGTGGCTTTTTCTTTGGCCAGAACACCTTGGGATCCACCATTTACATATCCACTGACGTAATTGCAACTATTTTGAGGAGAACAATGGACTTGGTCCCATTCGTGACATTTTTCTGAATGACAAGAAATTTCACTGTATGTGCAGGACTTTTGAGGATCGAACTTGGGATAAGTCTGATTGAAGCAGTCATCACAAGGTACACATTGTGTCCACACAAGGTTACTACCTGTATCGGCAACGCCATAGATGTCTACTGGTGGAGTGCCAATTGAGGCCTTTATGAGATGCTGACCGTGGTATGGTATTAATTGTGCTTGGGGGACATTATTAGCTGTAGCCAAAAGGCCTATAAGATAATATGAGAGAAGGAAGCATGGATGAAATATGACACCGCTTGCCATTGAATTTGGAGAGATGAAACAGTACTGGCTACACTATAGGCTTTTATATACATGATTAAACCGAACTTTCCATGTCTGGCCTAACGAATACTTGATTGCACCATTAAGTTaacctaaccaaaaaaaaaaaaaaaaaaaaaaaaaaaaagaaaagaaaagaaaagagaattctCCATCCGTGAATGGCATCAAATGTACTACTAtaaactgaaaattttaataagcaccaaaatttgcttctttttaacaatatttaaaaCAGATCGAGATTGTAATGAATGCAATAATATCAATATATCATAACAAATCTCTTGTTTCACTAAAGAATAGGTCATCAATCCTTATTTAATtttcccaaacaaaaaaaaccttatttaagaataaatttgTTTATCTAGGTCTCTCGGTTTTGCATGGCAAATGcgcctttttttatttatgaaaataggaattatttttttgcttggcTTTGCGATTTAAAAGCAACAGCTTcactttgtttatttatttatttttttagaaactagCA is part of the Quercus robur chromosome 9, dhQueRobu3.1, whole genome shotgun sequence genome and harbors:
- the LOC126700873 gene encoding aspartic proteinase CDR1-like gives rise to the protein MAITFSDDEISDHESGSDEDGNFIAFTTTVVVDESAVDAMSVDLGLKKIVSLELEKKNLLLKLLDANNLIDKAMHGQILLDVLNEVAALRVDLAHARGSTPQAPPSDESWLPFATKHVRVALVMEEKKKWRHLGGTSDGREEEAGMPNPRTSSDCNRAGLLVTAHNVPQAQLIPYYGQHLMKASIGTPPVDIYGIIDTASDLVWTQCVPCDVCFKQIHPKFEPKRSSTYSEISCHSNKCQEWDHVHCSPQNSCNYVSGYASGLSKGVLAKEKITITSTSGQAVSFDIAFGCAHNNTINYNDHTTGLIALGLGPLSFPSQIGSKRFSYCLLPYGTEYTDPSITGKISFGNGSEVVGDGVVSTPFVAVGNQYYVTLEGISVGDTYVPFNSSGKVSKGNVCIDSGSPPLALPPYFYNRLEVEVKKQISIDPIKNETLTGTRLCYRTEITNENGPKLTVHFEGADVELKPTLTFNRPVHAYDIYCFAITNTANTALAYFGDKGLYGNYVQANLLIGFDLETRMVSFKPTDCTKL
- the LOC126699403 gene encoding aspartic proteinase CDR1-like encodes the protein MASGVIFHPCFLLSYYLIGLLATANNVPQAQLIPYHGQHLIKASIGTPPVDIYGVADTGSNLVWTQCVPCDDCFNQTYPKFDPQKSCTYSEISCHSEKCHEWDQVHCSPQNSCNYVSGYVNGGSQGVLAKEKATITSTFGQAVSFDIAFGCSHNSNFHSDGHVTGIIGLGSGPLSFLSQIGSKRFSYCLLPFGTEYTDPSVTSKISFGNGSEVVGDGVVSTPFVDRESGHEYYVTLEGISVGDTYVPFNSSGKVSKGNMLIDSGSPTLSLPPDFYDRLEVEVKKQISIDPIKNDTLLGTRLCYRTEITNENGPILTVHFEGADVELKPIQTFNRPIKRYEYYCFGITNIASTYNEFSDGTGVYGNYVQANFLIGYDLETRMVSFKPTDCTKL